A region from the Acinonyx jubatus isolate Ajub_Pintada_27869175 chromosome C2, VMU_Ajub_asm_v1.0, whole genome shotgun sequence genome encodes:
- the SSR3 gene encoding translocon-associated protein subunit gamma, translating into MAPKGGSKQQSEEDLLLQDFSRNLSAKSSALFFGNAFIVSAIPIWLYWRIWHMDLIQSAVLYSVMTLVSTYLVAFAYKNVKFVLKHKVAQKREDAVSKEVTRKLSEADNRKMSRKEKDERILWKKNEVADYEATTFSIFYNNTLFLVLVIVASFFILKNFNPTVNYILSISASSGLIALLSTGSK; encoded by the exons ATGGCTCCCAAAGGCGGCTCCAAGCAGCAATCTGAGGAGGACCTGCTCCTGCAGGATTTCAGCCGCAACCTCTCGGCCAAGTCCTCCGCGCTCTTCTTTGGGAACGCCTTCATCGTGTCCGCCATCCCCATCT GGTTATATTGGCGAATATGGCATATGGATCTTATTCAGTCTGCTGTTCTCTATAGTGTGATGACCCTAGTAAGCACTTATTTGGTAGCCTTTGCatacaaaaatgtgaaatttgtTCTCAAGCACAA agtAGCACAGAAGAGGGAGGATGCAGTTTCCAAAGAAGTGACTCGAAAACTTTCTGAAGCTGATAATAGAAAGATGTCTCGAAAGGAAAAGGATGAAAG AATCTTGtggaagaagaatgaagttgCCGATTATGAAGCTACAACATTTTCCATCTTCTATAACAACACCCTATTCCTGGTCTTGGTCATTGTTGCCTCCTTCTTTATATTGAAGAACTTCAACCCCACAGT GAACTATATTTTGTCCATAAGTGCTTCATCAGGCCTCATCGCCCTCCTGTCTACTGGCTCCAAGTAG